Proteins found in one Zea mays cultivar B73 chromosome 1, Zm-B73-REFERENCE-NAM-5.0, whole genome shotgun sequence genomic segment:
- the LOC103636850 gene encoding protein SHORT-ROOT 2-like — protein MDTLFRLVSLHQHHQQHHQQAAAAAASSSPDQHHHHQSPYSSRSTSRSNDTSTGSRSSPSSYHTHNHHYHSSHPHSHYSSASYYYDPAGSGSGSAGYYYYDHHQPPPPPPYQEECGNDHGFYMDEDFSSSSSSRSRHFQSSSRAPPSSSPTPPHAQPQPPPASTSSGAGAGALFEAADFSFPQVDIDLDFSSPASSSGAAASSSGGGGAGRWAAQLLLECARAVAARDSQRVQQLMWMLNELASPYGDVDQKLASYFLQGLFARLTTSGPRTLRTLAAASDRNTSFDSTRRTALRFQELSPWASFGHVAANGAILESFLDAAAAAAASSSSSSQHPPRLHILDLSNTFCTQWPTLLEALATRSSDDTPHLSITTVVPTAGVPSSAAAQRVMREIAQRLEKFARLMGVPFSFRAVHHAGDLAGLDLDGLGLGLREGGAATALAINCVNALRGVAPGGARRRDAFVASLRRLEPRVVTVVEEDADLVAASEPSSSSAGEADAEAAFMKVFTEGLRFFSAYMDSLEESFPKASNERLALERAAGRAIVDLVACPASESVERRETGASWARRMRSAGFSPVAFSDDVADDMRSLLRRYREGWTLREPGADDGAAAGVFLAWKEQPVVWTSAWRP, from the coding sequence ATCACCAACAACATCACCAacaggcagcagcagcagcagcgtccTCCTCGCCGGaccagcaccaccaccaccagtcccCCTACAGCTCCCGCTCCACGTCCcgcagcaacgacacctccaccGGCTCACGCTCCTCTCCCTCCTCCTACCACACCCACAACCACCACTACCACTCTTCCCACCCCCACTCCCACTACAGCAGCGCCAGCTACTACTACGACCCCgcaggcagcggcagcggcagcgccGGCTACTACTACTACGaccaccaccagccgccgccgccgccgccgtaccAAGAAGAATGCGGCAACGACCACGGCTTTTACATGGATGAAGACTtctcctcctcgtcctcgtcccggtCCCGCCACTTCCAGTCGTCCTCGCGCGCCCCGCCCTCGTCGTCTCCCACGCCACCGCACGCCCAGCCCCAGCCCCCGCCCGCGTCCACGTcgtccggcgccggcgccggcgccctgTTCGAGGCGGCCGACTTCTCGTTCCCGCAGGTGGACATCGACCTCGACTTCAGCTCCCCCGCCTCGTCCTCCGGCGCCGCCGCCTCGTcctcgggcggcggcggcgccgggaggTGGGCCGCGCAGCTGCTGCTGGAGTGCGCGCGCGCCGTGGCCGCCCGCGACAGCCAGCGCGTGCAGCAGCTCATGTGGATGCTCAACGAGCTGGCGTCGCCGTACGGGGACGTGGACCAGAAGCTGGCGTCCTACTTCCTCCAGGGCCTCTTCGCGCGCCTCACCACCTCCGGCCCGCGCACGCTGCGCACGCTCGCCGCCGCGTCGGACCGGAACACGTCCTTCGACTCCACGCGCCGCACCGCGCTCAGGTTCCAGGAGCTCAGCCCCTGGGCGTCCTTCGGCCACGTGGCCGCCAACGGGGCCATACTCGAGTCGTTCCtggacgcggcggcggcggcggccgcctcctcgtcctcctcctcgcAGCACCCGCCGCGGCTGCACATCCTGGACCTCAGCAACACCTTCTGCACGCAGTGGCCGACGCTGCTGGAGGCGCTGGCCACGAGGTCGTCGGACGACACGCCCCACCTGTCCATCACCACCGTGGTGCCCACCGCCGGCGTGCCGTCGTCCGCGGCCGCGCAGCGCGTGATGCGGGAGATCGCGCAGCGCCTCGAGAAGTTCGCGCGCCTCATGGGCGTGCCCTTCAGCTTCCGCGCCGTGCACCACGCGGGGGACCTCGCGGGGCTCGACCTcgacggcctcggcctcggcctccgcGAGGGCGGCGCCGCCACGGCGCTCGCGATCAACTGCGTCAACGCGCTGCGCGGGGTCGCGCCggggggcgcgcggcggcgcgacgCGTTCGTCGCCTCGCTCCGCCGCCTCGAGCCGCGCGTGGTCACCGTCGTGGAGGAGGACGCCGACCTCGTGGCGGCGTCcgagccgtcgtcgtcgtcggccgGGGAAGCCGACGCGGAGGCGGCGTTCATGAAGGTGTTCACCGAGGGCCTCCGCTTCTTCTCGGCGTACATGGACTCCCTCGAGGAGAGCTTCCCCAAGGCGAGCAACGAGAGGCTCGCCCTGGAGAGGGCGGCGGGGCGTGCCATTGTGGACCTCGTGGCCTGCCCGGCGTCCGAATCCGTCGAGAGGCGGGAGACGGGGGCGTCGTGGGCGCGCCGCATGCGGTCTGCCGGCTTCTCTCCCGTGGCATTCAGCGACGACGTGGCCGACGACATGCGGTCGCTGCTGCGCCGGTACCGGGAGGGATGGACCTTGCGCGAGCCAGGCGCGGACGACGGCGCGGCGGCCGGGGTGTTCCTCGCGTGGAAGGAGCAGCCCGTGGTGTGGACGAGCGCGTGGAGGCCATGA